From a region of the Zingiber officinale cultivar Zhangliang chromosome 4B, Zo_v1.1, whole genome shotgun sequence genome:
- the LOC121978569 gene encoding cullin-associated NEDD8-dissociated protein 1-like, whose product MTPTLLITWRRTLMKKGMRRRKMMKVKMSILNTDDEDASWKVRRAAAKCLQAIIVSRPEMLTMLYAEACPKLIERFKEREENVKMDVFNTFIELLHQTGNVSKGQVDINESGPRWLLNQEVPKIVKSINRQLREKSIKTKVGAFSVLKELVLVLPNCLAEHISALVSGIEKALTDKSSTSNLKIEALVFTRLVMASHSPSVFHPYIKALSSPVLSAVGERYYKVTAEALRVCGELVRVLRPNFETSMPDFRPYVSPIYSAILARLANQDQDQEVKECAISCMSLVISTFGDNLQKDLPACLPILVDRMGNEITRLTAVKAFAVIANSPLRINLSCVLEQVVSELTGFLRKANRALRQATLGTLNSLVVAYGEQISSTTYEVIIVELSTLISEADLHMTALALELCCTMMMAKISSQSVGVTVSHKVLPQALILIRSSLLQGQALQALQRFFASLVHSANTSFDSLLDSLLSSAKPSPQSGGLAKQALHSVAQCVAVLCLAAGDQKCASTVDMLKGILKDDSNMNSAKQHLALLCLGEIGRRKDLSVHVHIENIVIESFQSPFEEIKSAASYALGNIAVGNLSKYLPFILDQIDNQQKKQYLLLHSLKEVIARQSIDQPGNLLFIWFFPRWLLNQEVPKIVKSINRQLREKSIKTKVGAFSVLKELVLVLPNCLAEHISALVSGIEKALTVSYCLVL is encoded by the exons ATGACCCCAACTTTACTGATAACATGGAGGAGGACACTGATGAAGAAGGGaatgaggaggaggaagatga TGAAAGTGAAAATGAGTATACTGAATACTGATGACGAGGATGCAAGCTGGAAAGTTCGAAGAGCAGCTGCCAAATGCTTGCAGGCAATTATTGTATCACGGCCGGAGATGCTTACAATGTTGTATGCAGAG GCATGCCCCAAGCTGATTGAAAGATtcaaagaaagagaagagaatgTCAAG ATGGACGTATTTAATACATTTATCGAGTTGCTACACCAGACTGGTAATGTGTCAAAGGGACAGGTCGACATTAATGAGTCAGG TCCACGATGGTTGTTGAATCAAGAAGTGCCAAAAATTGTGAAATCGATCAATAGACAACTCCGTGAAAaatctattaaaacaaag GTTGGAGCATTCTCAGTGTTGAAAGAACTTGTGCTTGTCTTACCTAATTGTCTTGCTGAGCATATCAGTGCTCTTGTTTCAGGGATTGAAAAGGCTTTAACT GACAAATCTTCCACTTCAAACTTAAAGATAGAGGCCCTTGTTTTCACCAGATTGGTTATGGCTTCACATTCACCATCTGTATTTCATCCGTACATCAAG GCTCTCTCTAGTCCTGTTCTATCTGCTGTTGGTGAAAGATACTATAAAGTAACTGCTGAAGCATTAAGGGTTTGCGGAGAATTAGTTCGTGTACTTCGCCCTAATTTTGAG ACTTCCATGCCAGACTTCAGACCATATGTTAGCCCTATCTATAGTGCCATATTGGCTCGCTTGGCAAATCAAGATCAAGATCAG GAGGTTAAAGAATGTGCAATATCTTGCATGAGCCTTGTGATATCAACTTTTGGTGACAACCTTCAAAAGGATCTACCAGCTTGCCTTCCCATACTAGTTGATAGGATGGGAAATGAGATCACCAGGCTAACAGCTGTGAAG GCATTTGCTGTAATTGCGAACTCGCCTCTGCGCATAAACCTCTCATGTGTTTTGGAACAAGTTGTTTCTGAACTGACGGGATTCCTGCGGAAG GCTAACAGAGCCTTGAGACAAGCAACATTGGGCACACTCAACTCCCTAGTAGTTGCATATGGCGAGCAAATTAGCTCAACAACTTATGAAGTTATAATAGTGGAACTTTCAACACTTATAAG TGAGGCAGACTTACATATGACTGCACTTGCTCTGGAACTTTGCTGCACGATGATGATGGCCAAAATATCTAGTCAAAGTGTTGGTGTGACTGTTAGTCATAAagttcttcctcaagctcttatACTAATCAGGAGCTCGCTGTTGCAGGGTCAAGCTTTGCAA GCATTACAGAGATTCTTTGCTTCCTTGGTTCATTCAGCAAATACAAGCTTTGATTCACTATTAGATTCCCTCCTTTCAAGTGCTAAGCCTTCACCACAGTCTGGTGGTCTTGCTAAACAGGCTCTTCATTCTGTTGCACAGTGTGTTGCTGTACTTTGCTTAGCAGCTGGTGATCAGAAATGTGCATCCACTGTAGACATGCTGAAAGGAATTCTGAAAGATGATAGCAATATGAATTCT GCTAAACAACACCTGGCATTGCTATGTCTGGGAGAAATTGGAAGAAGGAAGGATCTAAGCGTACATGTGCACATTGAGAATATTGTTATTGAGTCATTCCAGTCTCCTTTTGAAGAGATAAAATCTGCAGCTTCATATGCTCTTGGAAACATTGCTGTGGGCAATCTATCTAAATATCTTCCATTTATCTTGGATCAAATTGACAATCAACAAAAAAAACAATACCTTTTGCTTCATTCTTTGAAAGAG GTTATTGCTAGACAATCTATTGATCAGCCTGgcaatcttttatttatttggtTCTT TCCACGATGGTTGTTGAATCAAGAAGTGCCAAAAATTGTGAAATCGATCAATAGACAACTCCGTGAAAaatctattaaaacaaag GTTGGAGCATTCTCAGTGTTGAAAGAACTTGTGCTTGTCTTACCTAATTGTCTTGCTGAGCATATCAGTGCCCTTGTTTCAGGGATTGAAAAGGCTTTAACTGTAAGTTATTGCTTGGTGCTTTAG